GGATCCACGGGGTTGTGTTCGGACGCCTCGCCCTCTTCGGCGGAACCAAGGCTTCTGCGGGCTGAGGCTGCGCCTTCCTCGCTTTGCTGTGCGAACTCATGTGGCCGCCATAGGCTTGCGGTGTGGGGAAACTCATGTCGCACTCGCTGCACCTGTATGGGAGAGGCGGCGCCTGCTTCGTCCTCGCCAACTCGCCTGCTGCCGAACTCGACTCCGTTCGATTCTTCCAGGCACGAAAACAAGCAGCAAACGAAGGGTTGATGCTGATGTCGTTGTTCCCGCCAAATCGGTAAGGAAGGCTGTCAGCCGCGGACTCGACGGGGAAGCTTCTTCTAGTCGGGGAGAAGAACGACGTCCCGATAGAATTCGCAGACGAGAGCTGCGGGAACGACGGGTTGAACATCGATCCGAAGCGCAGTCCGTCATCGAAGTACCGAGAGGTCGACGGGCTAGCAGAAGACGTGGGGGAGAAGGTGAAGCCACGCCCAGCGGCAGGAACGGAGGGGAAGGGCAGCCGAGGAGTCGGGATCTGGTTCAGGAAGTTCGATCGAGGCACCGGTGCGGCGGACGTGGACGGACTCGCGAAGGCGGGCAGAGGCGGGGACTCGATTAGCCGGGTCGCCACGGCCACCGCTCCCGCAGAAGGTGCAGCGGCAGGAACGGAGGGGAAGGACCACCGAGGAGCCGGGATCTGGTCCGGCAAGTTGGATTGAGGTACCAGGTTGACGACCGGGGTGGCGGACGTGGACGGACTCGCGAAGGTGGGCAGAGGCTGGTACTCAATTAGCCGAGTCGCCGGGGCCGCCGATCCCGCAGAAGGTGAAGCCACCGGGGTGGTGGACGTGGATGGATTGGCGAAGGTGGTTGTGGGGGCCGAGAAGTCGAACACACTTCCATAGTCTAAGAAGAATCTCAAATCGTCGTCGTCAGCCATGGATGAAgaagggagaaggaagagaaaCTTGCAAGATGAAAATAAGGCAGCAGCGCAGGGTATATATAATGGGAGAAAGCAGCAGATGGCTTGTCGGCAAAGCGTCGGAAACTGACGGTGCACAGCTGGGTCTGCAGGAATacctcatcatcatcaccatcgtcATAAAGAAGACATGCCATATTCGTCGTTGCATGCAGTTTCCTTCTCGccgttgctgctgctgcagctgcaggCACTGCACCTGCAATGAATGCTCCCCCCCTTCCATTAATTTCACGTAGACATCCCATGCAAGTCGTCAACATAACATTAGGGTTTTGAGACtcatatgaattttctttttgatttttggtATGCAATGAATCGGAATTTGCGTTGCAGATTTGGAAATGATATTGAAGGATTGCTTGATGTTGCACTTCACGTCTTATCTTGATTCCTATGATAACATTTGTAGGCCATGCATGGTTACTCCTATTGTGGTATTTCTTAGTTTTGCTGTGCATGATGTAGGGTTATTTCCATAGGGTCATCTCCATCCAAAAGTCATTCCATGTTGGTGTTCTTTTTGGATTCCTGTTCTCCAAGTAGGGGAAAATTCATAATAAATAATTGAGTTAATAATAGACACATTAAACACTCCAAGCCAATCCAACTCTCCATGTAAATATTATGATAAGAGATTGAACTTTGGATGTCACAACCCACAATTCATTTATTGAAGATGAGAGAAGAATTACATACTACTTGGgtgaaaaggagagagagagagaaacttcCAAGAgtaaacagaaaaagaaaatgagaatCATTGGCTTGCATCATGAGGAAATAGAAAATGGCTTCAAGCAGAAGTTAATGAGAATGAGGAACAAGATGACAACAAATTGCAGAAGAATTACATCAAAAGAATAAAAGTAAAAATACAATGCAGACAAGGAAAACTGCTTAATAATGTGGCTTCAGGGTTGCATATACTAAGCATGCATCCATATATCGTTCCTCGTCTACGTAATTATTCGTTTCTACATCTTTGCCGTTCCTCAATCTTTCGATACGTGACGTTTAATATATATGTCTGTAGATAAtagatatggatatatatattatatatagagagagtgagagagagagagagagtattatgGGAACTGGAAGGTGCTGGTGGCGGTGGAGCCTTCGCCTTCCTTGGGAGGGCTGATGGCGATCCAGAGGAGTGAGATGGTGATGGCGATGAGGCCGGACCAGACGAAGACGATGGTGGGAGTCTTGCCGCGCCTGCCCATGAGGCCCTTGGCGAAGGGGTAGAGGTGAGCCAGCACCCAGAAGCTGAAGAAGGCACCGCCCATCAGCTTGCTCCACTTGGGGACCTCGCTGTAGATGGTCTTGGCGAAGCCGAAGGCGATGGCGATGATGTTCACCATCATGATGGTGATGGGTGGGATCATGAGGGACGTCCACTTGACGAGGTACAGGTCGGCGTAGAtgtcctcctcgtcctccgccGTGGACTTGGTggtgagggtgaaggagatctcgATCCCGGCCACGACCTTGAGGAGCCCCTGGACCACCGCGTACAGGTGGGCGCTGGTGCCGGAGATGAGCCAGAACTGCTCGTTGCGCCACCACTCTTCGAGGCCCACGCCGGACCACTTGACCTCAAGGATGGCCAGGCCGATGAGGGTGAGGGTGATGGTGAGCAGGTAGACGAGGAAGGTGACGTTGAGGGTCTGGACGATGAAGTAGCCCGAGAAGAGGGAAAGGGCCGGGAGGAAGCAGTAGACGAGGAGGAAGATGGAGGTGAAGGGGTAGATGCCGACGTTGAGGTAGGCGATGCGCTGCAGCAGCTTCAGACGCCGTGACGCCAGCAGGGCGTTGTTGCGGGAGAAGAAGATCTCCACGGAGCCGGTGGCCCAGCGGAGCACCTGGTGGAGCCGGTCCGTCAGGTTGATGGGCGCCGACCCCCGGAAGGCGTCGCGCTTGGTGATGCAGTACACCGAGCGCCACCCCCTGTTGTGCATCCTGTACCCTGTCACCACGTCCTCCGTCACCGACCCGTAGATCCAACCCACGCGGTCGCCCCACTCCGTCTTGTCCTCGTACCTGAATCCATACGATCACTCAGCAAGAACAGATCGAAGCATGTCaggaaggaggagaagatgaaacgaATGACGTACCAACAAGAGATGACAGAGACGGCCTCAGCGACGGTGGCGGGATCGAGGGGGGGTCGCGGGACCCTGAGAGCACCGGGAGGGCGGCCATGCTTGATCCCAGGGTGGTCGGCCAGGGGGCGGCCCTGGAACTCGGCCACGGGTATCGACTCGGACAGCGCTGCGGAGTTGCCAAACCGCTTGGGCAGCAGCGCCGGGTCGAGATCGGTGTCGAAGTCTTCTGCCCTGAGCGACTGCGTGTCCGAGTCCGTCTCTTTGCTGTACgtgctcttcttctccttcttcgtgAACAGCCCGGTGTACTCGGTCGCCCGGGGAGGGTCGAATCCATACAGCGCAAATCGCCGGAACAAGCAACCGGTCCCCACATAAACCGGACCCTGCAAGTCCGACAACAACGATCTAAGAAAACGAACCGCCCCTCCCCAACTGGGGTAGATAAACGGCACAGAGTGAGATACCTGCACGCCGTCCAGGGCGCGCATGTTGCCATCGAAGAAGACGGTGTTGTGGTTGGCGTAGCGGTCGGAGGGGTCGATGCCCTCGAACCTCTGGGGGAACTGGATGTAGCAGATGCGGTCACCACCTCGGTCCAACATGAAGCACATGCCCTCGCGCATGGCGTCGGCGTTGTTGATGTAGTGGTCGCAGTCAAGGTTGAGGATGAAGGGGCCGTTCGACATGACGGCCGACGACCGCACCAGCGCGTTCATGGCCCCGGCCTTCTTGTTGTGGTCGTACCCCCGCCGCTTCTCGCGCGACATGTACACCAGCATCGGCAGTCGGATGTCCACGTCCGTGAAGTCCATCGTCTGGTCCTCGTCCGGCAGCCCGTAAAGCGGATCCGCCGAGGGCGGCTTCAGCATCACCTGCagtagaaagaaaaaggaagagaagaagaaggagagtgtgAAACGGTGGTGTTAGTACTCGTATATATTACCTGGAGGATGCTCGCGTGATCTCCTCTGGCATGCTCAGGGGCGGAGGTGGCCCAACTCCCCGGCCAATGCGTCCCATCGGCCATCCACGTCGCCTTGGTGACCTTTATCGGCTCCGTCGGGTCGCCACCACTCTCCCTGATGTGCTTGATCGCCTTCATTTCCTCCCGAGCATTGAATGCGTCCGACCTCCTCCTGATGGAATCGGGCAACCCGTTGATCCTCACCTTGAACTCGTCATACTCCCGCTTCACTTTCCTCCGGTCCTTCACGAAGTCCGACCGCCTCTTGTTCTTGGTCGGGTCCCCCTTCAAGCTGAAGTAGCTGTCGGGGTTCCTCGGCTCGATGTCATGCTTGCGACAGAAGGGGACCCAAATATTGGCGAAGCTCGCGGCCTCCGCCATCGCCTCGAAAGTGAGCAGAGCGCCACCATCATCAGATATGTAGCACGCTAACTTCTCCACCGGATAATTGGCGGCCAGGATTGACAGGATAGTGTTAGCCGTGACGAGCGGTGGCTCTTTCTCGGGATCGGCGGTGGAGACGAAGACGTCCATGCCGGGAAGGTCAGAGCGTCCCGACGGATTGGAGGGGGATGGCATATCGAACTTCTCCTTGAGCACCGAGAGGTCGGTCGCCCGATTGATCGGGTGGAGCTTGGGGATCACGTCGAGGATCCAGGAGAAGGCAAACCAGATCTCACAGACTATGGACATGCCCCACAGCCACATGGCCTCCTCGTTCGGATGCTTCACCCTCCATACCAGGAAGAAACCCAGAGCAACCAGCCGCACAACTATGAGAAGCCTGAGGTCACATCAACGAGATTAGTAGATCGCATGGCATCACAATGGGGTGAGGGGTTGGAGACAACATACCTGTAAGGGCTGATGATTCCGGCAGGCATCGGGATCTTCCGAGTCAGGGGTTTCCAGGGCTTATCCATGTTTTCCGGGATGCCGTCCGCCATGCCCTCCTCGAGATCATCATCGTACATGCCGTCTTTGGGCCAATAGGCGTTCCCATAGCCGTACGTCCCTTTGCTTTCGAACAACCACCGGTTGTGGTCGAACTCCCCGGTCTGGCTGCGCATCAGCAGGGACTTGTTCGACTTCATTACCGACATGCGGTTGTCAGCTGTCGTCTTGGCGTTGGCCGGCGCCGGAAGGGAGAGAGCGCCGGTGCGGAAGTCCGGCACATCGTCCTCGTACTCCCCTATCTTGTATGGCTCCTTGCAACCCGGGCACGTCCCCCCATCCTTTTGAGCGTCCAAGTAGCAGTCCCTGCAAATCTTAAACCTGGAATCGATTGGTTAGCACCAGTAGAAGACCTTCTTTCGCTCTCAAGActggccgaggaggaggaggctacCTGCATTCGCACGGGTCGATGTCTTCTCCGCGCTCGTCCCGCATGACCTTGCCATCGCAGGCCTGCATGGCACAGGATGAGCCCTTGGCGCCCGCCATCTGGGGGTGCATCACCTCGGAGTCGATGACCTTGTCCATGAGATGCGCCCTGGTGACGCTGTTAAAACCCCCGGTGAAGAGCGAGTTGGAGACGTACTGCTCCTCCGCCTTGACCGCCACCGACGCGGCCTCGGCGGGTCCATCCATGGGTTGGTTGTCGGGTGTCGGGGGTATGTGCACCGTGTAGTTCATGTAGTCCCCGGAGAGCTCCCCCGACATGTCCATGTCCTCCCTGGAGAGGCTAACGTAGCGGCCGCTCGACGTCCTCCTCGCGAACTTGACCGTTTGCCCACTGGCATTGCGGTTGTTTTGAGACCCaccaccgcctgggctgcggatcGACTTCTTGGACGGATTGAGCGGTGCGGACGCCATCTTCTACTTTCTCTCGTCTCCCTTCTTTCTGATCTCCGATCACAGCAACCATGCGCATCGACAACACGAACCCATTCAACACGGGGAACACACTCCTCGTCTCCGCTTCTTCGTGGAACCCGTTCGATCTCTGCCTGGTCTGCTTATCAACTCAATGGCCATTTGATGCTCGCACACGGCGCTCTCATAGCCGTTCCCTTCTCGATGGTGAAAACGAAGCAATAAAATAAATACAGGAGGGGAGGAGGTGTTCGACGGAATGACGCTCAGGTAGCAGAGAAGCTTCATCGGATCCACCAGTTGCCACCTAAAATCGAACGGCGGAGGAGAGAAGGGGGCATGGATGGAGTTGCCCGAGTCAACAGCATCGTACTCCCCATTATAGGAACGAGTTCGTGTGGACCAGAGAGAGAGGCGCAGGCGTTGGGTGTTGACTTCTGAAGAACCATAcaagagggagtgagaagctaaTTAATTGGTTCAACATCAAAGTCATAAACAATTAGCATTAACTTGATTTAAGCATATGAATGAAACCTACTTGCGATAAGCCAATCA
This Musa acuminata AAA Group cultivar baxijiao chromosome BXJ1-2, Cavendish_Baxijiao_AAA, whole genome shotgun sequence DNA region includes the following protein-coding sequences:
- the LOC103974027 gene encoding cellulose synthase-like protein D4, producing MASAPLNPSKKSIRSPGGGGSQNNRNASGQTVKFARRTSSGRYVSLSREDMDMSGELSGDYMNYTVHIPPTPDNQPMDGPAEAASVAVKAEEQYVSNSLFTGGFNSVTRAHLMDKVIDSEVMHPQMAGAKGSSCAMQACDGKVMRDERGEDIDPCECRFKICRDCYLDAQKDGGTCPGCKEPYKIGEYEDDVPDFRTGALSLPAPANAKTTADNRMSVMKSNKSLLMRSQTGEFDHNRWLFESKGTYGYGNAYWPKDGMYDDDLEEGMADGIPENMDKPWKPLTRKIPMPAGIISPYRLLIVVRLVALGFFLVWRVKHPNEEAMWLWGMSIVCEIWFAFSWILDVIPKLHPINRATDLSVLKEKFDMPSPSNPSGRSDLPGMDVFVSTADPEKEPPLVTANTILSILAANYPVEKLACYISDDGGALLTFEAMAEAASFANIWVPFCRKHDIEPRNPDSYFSLKGDPTKNKRRSDFVKDRRKVKREYDEFKVRINGLPDSIRRRSDAFNAREEMKAIKHIRESGGDPTEPIKVTKATWMADGTHWPGSWATSAPEHARGDHASILQVMLKPPSADPLYGLPDEDQTMDFTDVDIRLPMLVYMSREKRRGYDHNKKAGAMNALVRSSAVMSNGPFILNLDCDHYINNADAMREGMCFMLDRGGDRICYIQFPQRFEGIDPSDRYANHNTVFFDGNMRALDGVQGPVYVGTGCLFRRFALYGFDPPRATEYTGLFTKKEKKSTYSKETDSDTQSLRAEDFDTDLDPALLPKRFGNSAALSESIPVAEFQGRPLADHPGIKHGRPPGALRVPRPPLDPATVAEAVSVISCWYEDKTEWGDRVGWIYGSVTEDVVTGYRMHNRGWRSVYCITKRDAFRGSAPINLTDRLHQVLRWATGSVEIFFSRNNALLASRRLKLLQRIAYLNVGIYPFTSIFLLVYCFLPALSLFSGYFIVQTLNVTFLVYLLTITLTLIGLAILEVKWSGVGLEEWWRNEQFWLISGTSAHLYAVVQGLLKVVAGIEISFTLTTKSTAEDEEDIYADLYLVKWTSLMIPPITIMMVNIIAIAFGFAKTIYSEVPKWSKLMGGAFFSFWVLAHLYPFAKGLMGRRGKTPTIVFVWSGLIAITISLLWIAISPPKEGEGSTATSTFQFP